In Streptomyces canus, one DNA window encodes the following:
- a CDS encoding Nramp family divalent metal transporter produces the protein MADTTDNTVTGETNSVPRKSSWRYIGPGIVVAATGVGAGDLVATLIAGSNFGYTLLWAAVIGCLVKISLAEAAGRWHLSTGSTLFDGWASLGRWTTWFFAVYVVIWGFVYGAAAMSSSALPLQALFPDVMDLEWWAIACGLVGLVFVWFNKYAVFEKVMTVLVGVMFVVTVYLAIRVTPNLPDAFAGLLPVLPDEKDSILNTLGLIGGVGGTITLAAYGYWVNAKGWTNTGWMKVMRLDNRVAYITTGIFVVAMLFVGAELLHSANVAIASGDKGLVQLSDILEDEYGSATAKFFLIGFFATSFTSLIGVWHGVSLMFADFVARYRDRAGAAGSGREVASGSRERSWPFRVYLLWLTFPPMVLLFQGQPFRLVIIYGVLGAAFLPFLAGTLMWLLNTSRTPREWRNGPLSNAMLAIAGLLFLVLCVKQIWDQPWSEFF, from the coding sequence ATGGCGGACACCACGGACAACACAGTGACCGGTGAGACGAACTCCGTACCGCGCAAGTCCAGTTGGCGGTACATCGGCCCGGGGATCGTCGTCGCCGCGACCGGCGTCGGCGCCGGAGACCTCGTCGCCACCCTCATCGCGGGCAGCAACTTCGGCTACACCCTGCTGTGGGCCGCGGTGATCGGCTGCCTGGTCAAGATCTCCCTCGCGGAGGCGGCGGGCCGCTGGCATCTGTCCACCGGCAGCACCCTGTTCGACGGCTGGGCGAGTCTGGGCCGCTGGACCACCTGGTTCTTCGCCGTCTACGTGGTGATCTGGGGCTTCGTGTACGGCGCGGCGGCGATGTCGTCGAGCGCGCTGCCCCTTCAGGCGCTGTTCCCGGACGTGATGGACCTCGAATGGTGGGCCATCGCCTGCGGTCTTGTCGGCCTGGTCTTCGTCTGGTTCAACAAGTACGCGGTGTTCGAGAAGGTCATGACGGTCCTGGTGGGCGTCATGTTCGTGGTGACGGTGTACCTCGCGATCAGGGTCACCCCGAACCTCCCGGACGCCTTCGCCGGCCTGCTCCCCGTCCTGCCCGACGAGAAGGACTCGATCCTCAACACCCTCGGTCTGATCGGCGGCGTCGGCGGCACGATCACGCTCGCGGCGTACGGCTACTGGGTCAACGCCAAGGGGTGGACCAACACCGGCTGGATGAAGGTGATGCGCCTCGACAACCGGGTCGCCTACATCACCACCGGCATCTTCGTCGTCGCCATGCTCTTCGTCGGCGCGGAACTGCTGCACAGCGCCAATGTGGCGATCGCGAGCGGCGACAAGGGGCTCGTCCAGCTGAGCGACATCCTGGAGGACGAGTACGGGTCGGCGACCGCCAAGTTCTTCCTGATCGGCTTCTTCGCCACGTCCTTCACCTCGCTGATCGGCGTCTGGCACGGGGTGAGCCTGATGTTCGCGGACTTCGTGGCGCGGTACCGCGACCGCGCGGGTGCGGCGGGCTCCGGCCGGGAGGTCGCCTCCGGCTCACGCGAGCGCTCCTGGCCGTTCCGCGTGTATCTGCTCTGGCTGACCTTCCCGCCGATGGTCCTGCTCTTCCAGGGCCAGCCCTTCCGCCTGGTCATCATCTACGGCGTCCTCGGCGCGGCCTTCCTCCCCTTCCTGGCCGGCACGCTGATGTGGCTGCTGAACACCTCCCGCACGCCAAGGGAGTGGCGCAACGGCCCCCTGAGCAACGCGATGCTGGCGATCGCGGGCCTGCTGTTCCTGGTCCTGTGCGTGAAGCAGATCTGGGACCAGCCATGGTCGGAGTTCTTCTAA
- a CDS encoding M14 family metallopeptidase → MRLRIRGSGTRYAALAAVLALALAAPLSANADSAPKAAPSAEDVRQYEIHQHTTPVTRTAIQRSGVTVDEADEETVVVSGRADQIKRLRQLGYQVTELGAAPNRIAEGEARLYDFPSADSRYHNYAEMTAEIDQRLAAYPTIMSKRVIGKSYQGRDIVAIKISDNVATDEAEPEVLFTHHQHAREHLTVEMALYLLRELGAGYGSDSRVTNMVNNREIWIVPDLNPDGGEYDIATGSYRSWRKNRQPNSGSSAVGTDLNRNWAYRWGCCGGSSGSTSSETYRGPAAESAPEVKVVADFVRSRVVGGVQQIKTNIDFHTYSELVLWPYGYTYSDTATGMTADDNAVFKTVGQKMAASNGYTAEQASDLYITDGSIDDYLWGTHKIFSYTFEMYPSSSSGGGFYPPDEVIERETSRNRDAVLQLLENSDCMYRSIGKQAQYC, encoded by the coding sequence ATGCGACTTCGCATACGCGGTTCCGGCACCCGCTACGCCGCCCTCGCCGCCGTTCTCGCCCTCGCCCTCGCTGCCCCGCTCTCCGCGAACGCCGACAGCGCCCCGAAGGCGGCACCGAGCGCCGAGGATGTCCGGCAGTACGAGATCCACCAGCACACAACGCCCGTGACGCGTACGGCGATCCAGCGGAGCGGTGTCACCGTCGACGAGGCCGACGAGGAGACCGTCGTGGTCTCCGGGCGCGCGGACCAGATCAAGCGGCTGCGCCAACTCGGCTACCAGGTGACCGAGTTGGGCGCGGCCCCGAACCGGATCGCCGAGGGCGAGGCCCGGCTGTACGACTTCCCGTCGGCCGACTCGCGCTACCACAACTACGCCGAGATGACCGCCGAGATCGACCAGCGCCTCGCCGCCTACCCGACCATCATGAGCAAGCGGGTCATCGGCAAGTCGTACCAGGGCCGGGACATCGTCGCCATCAAGATCAGCGACAACGTGGCGACCGACGAGGCCGAGCCCGAGGTGCTGTTCACCCACCACCAGCACGCCCGCGAGCACCTCACGGTGGAGATGGCCCTGTATCTGCTGCGCGAACTCGGCGCGGGCTACGGGAGCGACTCCCGGGTGACGAACATGGTGAACAACCGTGAGATCTGGATCGTCCCCGACCTCAACCCGGACGGCGGCGAGTACGACATCGCCACCGGTTCCTACCGCTCGTGGCGCAAGAACCGGCAGCCCAACTCCGGTTCCTCGGCCGTCGGCACCGACCTCAACCGCAACTGGGCCTACCGCTGGGGCTGCTGCGGCGGTTCGTCCGGATCGACGTCCTCCGAGACCTACCGGGGTCCGGCCGCCGAGTCGGCGCCGGAGGTCAAGGTCGTGGCCGACTTCGTGCGCAGCCGGGTCGTCGGCGGGGTCCAGCAGATCAAGACGAACATCGACTTCCACACGTACAGCGAACTGGTGCTGTGGCCCTACGGATACACGTACTCCGACACGGCGACCGGCATGACGGCGGACGACAACGCCGTGTTCAAGACGGTCGGGCAGAAGATGGCCGCGAGCAACGGGTACACGGCGGAGCAGGCGAGCGATCTGTACATCACCGACGGGTCGATCGACGACTACCTCTGGGGCACGCACAAGATCTTCTCGTACACCTTCGAGATGTATCCGTCGTCGAGTTCCGGTGGTGGGTTCTATCCGCCCGACGAGGTGATCGAGCGAGAGACCTCGCGGAACCGGGACGCGGTGTTGCAGC